The Cellulomonas sp. S1-8 genomic sequence CACGCATGACGACGCTGCAGCGCACGATGATGACCGGCAAGGTGCACCGGGCGACGGTCACGGCTGCCGACCTGCACTACGTGGGCTCCATCACGATCGACGCGGAGCTCCTCGCGGCCGCGGACGTGCTGCCGGGCCAGCAGGTCGACGTCGTCGACGTCACCAACGGCGCGCGCCTGACGACGTACGCGATCGCGGGCGACCCCGGCAGCGGGCAGGTGTGCGTCAACGGCGCCGCGGCGCACCTGGTCCACCCGGGCGACGTCGTCATCGTCATCGCCTACGGCACCATGTCCGACGCGCAGGCCCGCACGTACACCCCGCACGTCGTGCTCGTCGACGCGGACAACCGCATCGTCGACCACGGGGACGACCCGGGCCAGGTGCCCGAGGAGTGGACCGCGCGGACGGGTCTCGTCCCGTCCGGCCTGCCGCTGACGCGCGGACGCGCCGCGGTGCAGGACGCGGCGCCCTGACCGCGCCGCGCTAGTGTCCCCTCCGTGCTCGTGACGCCCGACCTGCCGTCCGTCCGCCTCGCCACGCGCCTCGCGGCGCCGGAGCCGGGGTGGACGGTCCGCGCGGACGCCGTCGTGGTGGGCTCGGGGATCGCGGGCCTGACGGCCGCCCTCGAGCTGCGCACGCGCGTGCGCCGGGTGCTGCTCGTCACCAAGGGCGTCCTGTCGTCCGGGTCGACGGTGTGGGCGCAGGGCGGCATCGCGGCCGCGCTGGACCCGGGCGACTCGCCCGCGGCGCACCTGCACGACACGCTCGTCGCGGGCGGCGGGCTGTGCGACCCGCGGGCGGTCGAGACGCTGGTCACCGAGGGCCCGCGCCGCGTCCACGAGCTGGTCGCACGCGGTGCCGTCTTCGACACGACGCCCGACGGCGAGATCAGCCTGACGCGCGAGGGCGGGCACCTGACGGACCGCATCGCGCACGCGGGCGGCGACGCGACGGGCGCGGAGATCTCGCGCGCGCTCGTCGCGCAGATCGAGGCGGTGCGCGACGACCCGGGCATCGAGGTCATCGAGCACGCGCTGGTGCTCGACGTGCTGACGGGTGCACCGGGCCCCGACGGGGGACCGGGTCCCGTGACGGGGGTGACGCTGCACGTCATCGGCGAGGGGTCGCGCGACGGCGTCGGCGCGGCGCTCGCCCCGGCGGTCGTGCTGGCGACCGGCGGCATCGGTCAGGTGTACCGCTCGTCGACGAACCCGGCGCAGGCGACGGGCGACGGGATCGCGGCGGCGCTCCGGGCGGGCGCGCTGCTCGGGGACCTGGAGTTCGTGCAGTTCCACCCGACGGTGCTGTGGCTGGGCACAGGTGTGAAGGGGCAGCTGACGCTCGTGAGCGAGGCGGTGCGCGGCGAGGGTGCGCTGCTGCTCGACACCGACGGCGTGCGCTTCATGCCGGACGTGCACCCGCTGGCGGAGCTCGCGCCGCGGGACGTCGTCGCGCACGCGATCGTGCGCCGCACGGCCGCGACGGGCTCGGACCACGTGTGGCTGGACGCACGGCACCTGGGGGCGGACTTCCTGCGCCGGCGCTTCCCGACGATCCACGAGCGCCTGGCGGAGCACGGCATCGACCCGGCCATGGACCTGGTGCCGGTGGCGCCGGCCCAGCACTACCACTCGGGCGGTGTCGTGACGGACCTCGACGGCCGCTCGTCGCTGGTGGGGCTGTACGCGGTGGGGGAGGTCGCGTGCACGGGGGTGCACGGGGCGAACCGGCTCGCGTCGAACTCGCTGCTCGAGGGCCTGGTGTTCGCGCACCGCGCGGCGCGGGACGTCGCGGCGCGCATCGAGGGCGGGTTCCTGCCCCTCGTCGAGCCGGTGCTGCGCCCGGGACCCGAGGCGCTGGTCGCGGCGGCGGCGCGGGCGCGTATCCAGCGGGTCGCGACGGACGGGCCCGGGGTGCTGCGGTCGGGCGACGGGCTGCGGCGCGCGCTCGACGCGCTGGGGGCGATCCCGACGGACGCGCAGCAGCGCCGCGACGACGGCCGGCCGCTGGGCGAGCCGCAGCTCGCGGAGTGGGAGACCACCAACGTGCACCAGGTCGCGACCGTCCTGACGCTCACCGCCCTGGCGCGCGAGGAGTCACGAGGAGGGCACGCACGCGCCGACTTCCCGCTCACGTCGGACGAGTGGCGTGTGCGGGTCGGGGTGAAATCCATATCGGACGGAACGGTCGAGATCGGGCGTCGACCCGTCGGTTAGTCCGATGACCACGCTCCCATCGACGAAACTGTCGGCATTCGTCGGATGACCAGCCCGCACCTGAACGAGTGACCTGTACTGCTTTCACCTGCGCTTCCACCAACACTGGCTCTCTGACCCGTCAGCGGGGGTCGCCATGTTGTTGCGCAAGGGAGCGTCGATGTACACGAAGCAGCGCCGGAAGGCGTCCGAAACTATCGGGGTGGGAGCGGCCGTCCTGGCCCTCGTCGCCGCCCCCATGGTCGGGACGAGCCTGTCGTCCGCCCGGGCCGCCGAGCCCGTCACGATCCTGTCCGCCGACTTCGAGGACGGCACCGCCAACGGCTGGACCCAGAGCGGCGGTGCCGGTCTGAGCTACCCGACGGACACCGTCCTGCAGGTCGCCGACCGCGTGGAGGACTGGGACGGCCTGACGTCACCGGCCATCGCGGTCGAGGCGGGCGTCACCTACACCTTCAGCGCACGCGCGAAGCTCGCCGACGGCACCGTCGGGACCACGTCGATGCGGTTCCAGACCGGAGCCCCGACGTACAGCTGGATCGGCAACACCAGCGGCATCAACGCCGCGGCCTGGACGACGGTCACCGGCACCTGGACCGCTCCCGCGACCGCGGACGAGCTCATCACGTTCAGCGGCTCCGACCTCGACGGCTCGTCGGCCGCGTTCACCTACCTCGTCGACGACCTGCGCGTCACCCGGCCCGGCACCGAGGCCGGCACGACCGTCACGGTCGCCGCCGCCGACTTCCAGACCGAGGGCCGCGGGGGCTGGACCCAGAGCGGCAACCCGACGCTGTCCGAGGTCTCCCTCGGCCGTCACCTGCAGGTCGCCGACCGCGTCAACGGCTACGACGGCATCAAGTCGCCGGCCGTGGACCTCGAGGCGGGCGTCGAGTACACCGTCTCCGCGCGGGCGCGCCTCGCGGCGGGCACCGTCGGCACTGCCGGCTTCCGGTTCGTCACCGACCCGGGGTACGACTGGGTCGGCAACACCACCATCGACGCGACCGGCTGGACCACGGTGACGGGCACCTACACGCCCACCGCGGACACCATGCAGGCGCTGTTCCTCGGCACCGACGACCTCGTCGGCGGCTCCGGCGCGTACACGTACCAGGTCGACGACATCCGCGTCACGCGTCCCGCGCCCGAGGAGGAGGAGCCCACGCCCGACGTCACGACGGTGGCCGCGGCCGACTTCGACGACAGCACCCTGGGTGACCTGCGGCAGAGCGGTACGCCGACGCTCGGCTACGTCCCCGAGGGCGACGGCATGGCGCTGAGCGTCACCGGTCGTGGCCAGACCTGGCACACCGTGGAGTCCGCGACGGGCATCTTCGCCTCGGACGTCGAGTACACCTTCAGCGCGCGCGTCCGGCTCCTGACCGCCGACGCCGACGCGGTCGGCCGCTTCACGCTGTACGACGGCTCCTACACCCCCGTCGGACCGACGCCGCTGAGCACCGGCGCCTGGACGACCGTCACCGGCACCTACACGGTGCCCGCGGGCGTCGACGCGTCGACCGTGAAGTTCGCGGTCGAGGCCGGCAGCTGGGCCGGCTCCATGCCGGACTACCTGGTCGACGACGTGCTGGTCACCCGCGCGGCGGGCGACGAGGAGCCGGTCGACCCGGAGGAGCCGGTGACCGTCACGGTCCTCGACTCGACCTTCGAGTCCGGCACGGCCCCCTGGGCCGGTCGCGGCGCGGGCGTCACGGTCGCCCGTACCACCACCGACGCGCACGGCGGCACGGGCAGCCTGCTCGTCACCGGCCGGTCGCAGAACTGGCACGGCACGCAGACCGCCATCAACCCGATCTTCGCCCCCGGCGGCACCTACGCCGTCTCGGCGTGGGTCAAGCTGGCGCCGGGCGAGGCCGACACGACGATCAAGATGACCGTCGCCGAGGTCCCGGACGCCTGGATCGAGGCCGCACCCGCGGTCGCCGTCACGGACGACGCCTGGGTGCAGGTCAGCGGCACGTACACGCGCGGGGCGGGTGTCACCGGTGGTGACATCTACTTCGAGGCCGCCGGCGTCACCACGAGCTTCCTCGTCGACGACGTCGTCTTCGTCGGCCCCGCCGTCGAGGGTGGGGACGAGTGGGTCCCGGACCTCGAGGGCTTCGTGCCCGGGGGTGCGGTCAACCCGACCACCACGCCCGTGACCACGGCACGCACCGTCGAGGGCGCGACCAACACGGCCGCGCTGACGTTCGACGACGGCCCCAACGGTGCCGACACGGCCGAGCTGCTCGACTTCCTGGCAGCCAACGACGTGGTCGCCACGTTCTGCGTCATCGGCCAGAACGTGACGGCGCCCGGTGGTGCCGCGA encodes the following:
- the panD gene encoding aspartate 1-decarboxylase; its protein translation is MTTLQRTMMTGKVHRATVTAADLHYVGSITIDAELLAAADVLPGQQVDVVDVTNGARLTTYAIAGDPGSGQVCVNGAAAHLVHPGDVVIVIAYGTMSDAQARTYTPHVVLVDADNRIVDHGDDPGQVPEEWTARTGLVPSGLPLTRGRAAVQDAAP
- a CDS encoding L-aspartate oxidase → MLVTPDLPSVRLATRLAAPEPGWTVRADAVVVGSGIAGLTAALELRTRVRRVLLVTKGVLSSGSTVWAQGGIAAALDPGDSPAAHLHDTLVAGGGLCDPRAVETLVTEGPRRVHELVARGAVFDTTPDGEISLTREGGHLTDRIAHAGGDATGAEISRALVAQIEAVRDDPGIEVIEHALVLDVLTGAPGPDGGPGPVTGVTLHVIGEGSRDGVGAALAPAVVLATGGIGQVYRSSTNPAQATGDGIAAALRAGALLGDLEFVQFHPTVLWLGTGVKGQLTLVSEAVRGEGALLLDTDGVRFMPDVHPLAELAPRDVVAHAIVRRTAATGSDHVWLDARHLGADFLRRRFPTIHERLAEHGIDPAMDLVPVAPAQHYHSGGVVTDLDGRSSLVGLYAVGEVACTGVHGANRLASNSLLEGLVFAHRAARDVAARIEGGFLPLVEPVLRPGPEALVAAAARARIQRVATDGPGVLRSGDGLRRALDALGAIPTDAQQRRDDGRPLGEPQLAEWETTNVHQVATVLTLTALAREESRGGHARADFPLTSDEWRVRVGVKSISDGTVEIGRRPVG